A part of Ziziphus jujuba cultivar Dongzao chromosome 8, ASM3175591v1 genomic DNA contains:
- the LOC125421587 gene encoding beta-glucosidase 24: MGSSQRPSSSTRILQGLVLFFTVALLNASSAKSQGNVDVKKLDFPKNFAFGVATAAAQIEGSTTKDGRGLSIWDDFIVKFPEKIKDKSNLSIALDSYKRYKEDVQHLKELGVKYYRFSISWTRILPQGSLCGGINQEGIDHYNNLIDELLKNGITPFVTLFHFDFPQALQDKYGGFLSPLVVNDFKDYCKICFKAFGDRVKNWITINEPYIMAFTGYDLGTSPPGRCSPPAGPAGPCVPGNSSTEPYIVSHNVLLAHAEVVKLYRKKFQEKQGGQIGISLVGQFVEPYSDSPNDVAAAERVLDFNLGWYVEPLVYGGYPKSMRELVKERLPTFTTKQKKMVKGSFDFIGINYYTSRYAKDLKNQSAPPRYSTDYLANVTAERNGVLIGPKAEGSDFIYYYPKGLQKLLEFMQQKYQHPTIYITENGITEANIENRRIDEALKDEHRISSIKWHLYYLLQAMKSGVNVKGYFYWALFDDFEWGEGYEPRFGLYYIDYQHNLTRIPKNSAKWLKGFLEAST; encoded by the exons ATGGGGTCTTCACAACGGCCATCTTCATCAACAAGAATTTTACAGGGCCTGGTACTCTTTTTTACGGTTGCTTTGCTCAATGCCTCATCTGCAAAGAGTCAAG gCAATGTTGACGTAAAGAAATTGGATTTCCCAAAAAATTTTGCATTTGGAGTTGCTACTGCAGCAGCTCAG ATAGAAGGATCAACCACAAAAGATGGAAGAGGATTAAGTATTTGGGATGACTTTATTGTAAAATTTCCAG AAAAAATTAAAGACAAGAGTAATTTATCAATAGCACTTGATTCATATAAGAGATACAAG GAAGATGTGCAACATTTGAAAGAGCTTGGAGTGAAATATTATAGGTTTTCAATCTCTTGGACAAGGATCCTTCCCC AGGGATCGTTGTGTGGTGGAATAAATCAAGAGGGTATTGATCATTACAACAACCTTATCGATGAATTACTAAAAAAtg GCATCACACCTTTTGTTACATTATTTCACTTTGACTTTCCGCAAGCCTTGCAAGACAAGTATGGAGGCTTTCTTAGTCCCCTAGTTGT GAATGATTTTAAGGattattgtaaaatttgtttcaaagcATTTGGAGATAGGGTTAAAAATTGGATTACAATCAATGAGCCATATATTATGGCTTTTACTGGTTATGATTTGGGAACCTCACCACCAGGCAGGTGTTCACCACCAGCAGGGCCAGCTGGTCCATGTGTTCCTGGTAATTCATCCACTGAACCATATATTGTGAGCCACAATGTTCTTCTTGCACATGCCGAAGTTGTTAAGCTCTACAGAAAAAAGTTTCAG gaaaaacAAGGAGGACAAATAGGAATCTCTCTTGTGGGACAATTTGTTGAGCCTTATTCAGATTCACCTAATGATGTTGCGGCTGCAGAAAGAGTTCTAGATTTCAACTTGGGATG GTACGTGGAACCACTGGTATATGGTGGTTATCCAAAAAGTATGCGAGAGTTGGTTAAAGAAAGATTACCTACTTTTACGACCAAGCAAAAGAAGATGGTCAAAGGATCTTTTGACTTTAttggtattaattattatacttCAAGATATGCTAAGGACCTCAAAAATCAGAGTGCACCACCTCGTTATTCAACAGACTACCTTGCAAATGTTACTG CTGAGAGAAATGGAGTTCTTATCGGTCCAAAG GCTGAAGGAAGcgatttcatttattattatccaaAAGGACTACAGAAACTTTTAGAGTTCATGCAACAAAAATATCAACACCCTACTATATACATTACTGAAAATG gGATCACTGAGGCAAATATTGAAAACCGTAGAATCGATGAAGCCTTGAAGGATGAACATCGAATTAGTAGTATAAAATGGCATTTGTACTATCTTCTTCAAGCAATGAA GAGTGGTGTAAATGTAAAAGGCTATTTTTATTGGGCTCTATTCGATGATTTTGAATGGGGGGAAGGCTATGAACCAAGATTTGGTCTTTATTATATCGATTACCAACATAATTTAACTCGTATACCTAAAAATTCTGCAAAGTGGCTTAAGGGCTTCCTCGAGGCTTCCACCTAA